A single genomic interval of Nicotiana tabacum cultivar K326 unplaced genomic scaffold, ASM71507v2 Un00172, whole genome shotgun sequence harbors:
- the LOC142179021 gene encoding uncharacterized protein LOC142179021: MTRPILSGSLERWSILFNQYEITYTRQKDVKEQALANFLSDHPLPAEWELSDKFPDEDILFIEEFPPWTIFFDGSAHRNGAGAGETCSNNAVEYQTLIVGLEMALLMKILQLEIYNDSKLIINQLLGSYEVKKEDLLPYHQYAYGLLERFNQVFLNHVLREENCIADALANLAITMALRENESTKKRIGGKLPEDLRQRTNIKRRAPRFIFYKGTLFRRFFEGLFLRCLDKEEVHQAMEEAHSGSCGAHHFCPKLHFRIKRMGYYWPTMMKDYMKHAKRCQVCQFHANYIHQPPEPLHPTVASWPFDVWGLDIVGLLPKSSEGQMYIIPRYIITDNGMPFDNKLVTSLCEKFGFKQHKSSMYNAPAIGLAKAFNKTLGNLLKKVVAKNNRD, from the exons ATGACTCGACCTATTCTTTCGGGATCCCTAGAAAGATGGTCCATATTGTTTAACCAATATGAGATCACATACACACGTCAAAAGGATGTGAAAGAACAAGCACTAGCCAATTTTCTATCTGATCACCCTCTTCCGGCGGAATGGGAGCTTTCAGATAAGTTTCCAGATGAAGACATTTTGTTCATTGAAGAATTCCCACCATGGACAATATTCTTTGATGGATCTGCACATCGTAATGGCGCGGGGGCAG gtGAAACATGCTCCAACAATGCCGTGGAGTACCAAACTTTGATTGTCGGTCTCGAAATGGCATTACTGATGAAGATTTTACAGTTGGAGATCTACAACGACTCTAAGCTAATCATCAACCAACTGTTGGGGAGTTACGAGGTAAAGAAGGAAGATCTCTTGCCATACCATCAATATGCTTATGGTTTACTTGAAAGATTCAACCAAGTGTTCTTAAACCACGTCCTAAGAGAAGAAAATTGCATAgctgatgctttggctaactTGGCCATAACGATGGCACTTAGAGAGAATGAGTCAACAAAG AAGAGGATTGGAGGAAAGTTACCCGAGGATCTGCGACAAAGAACAAACATCAAGCGAAGGGCACCACGATTCATCTTCTACAAGGGGACATTATTTCGCCGCTTTTTTGAAGGACTATTCTTGCGATGTCTTGACAAAGAAGAAGTCCACCAAGCGATGGAGGAAGCACATTCTGGCTCATGTGGAGCACACCATTTTTGTCCTAAACTTCATTTTCGCATCAAGAGGATGGGATACTACTGGCCCACAATGATGAAGGATTACATGAAACATGCCAAAAGATGTCAAGTGTGTCAATTCCACGCCAACTATATCCACCAACCTCCGGAGCCTCTTCATCCAACTGTAGCTTCATGGCCTTTTGATGTGTGGGGACTTGACATTGTTGGACTGCTTCCAAAGTCCTCAGAGGGACAGAT GTATATCATACCAAGATACATAATCACTGATAATGGAATGCCATTTGACAACAAGCTCGTGACGAGTCTATGCGAGAAATTTGGTTTCAAGCAACATAAGTCTTCAATGTATAATGCACCCGCCATTGGCCTTGCTAAAGCTTTTAACAAGACGCTTGGTAaccttttgaagaaagttgttgcaaagaacaatagagactga